CCACCAGCCAGAGACTGCAACGACGCCGGGCAGCCGCGCTGATCACATAAGGCTGAAACCCCCAAAACCCCCAAAAGAAGGGAAGCCAATTCCCCAGACCAACCCAAGCCAGGCCCTGAGCGTCGGCGAGAAAGCAACCGAACGCCATCAGAACTCCCGCCACGATCAACGGGAGATTCCAGGGATCACGCCAAAAGGCACGCTCCCGCCCGACACTGCCGATCAGCAGGGCGGGAAACAGAAACAGGGCCCCGAGCAGAGCCGTGGATGGCAGCAGAAACAGCCCCAGCTGGAAACAGCGCCATCCCAGTGGAGATGCGGTCATGGGACGACCACGATCAAGCCAGCTCATCATGCGAACACGGCTGTACGACCGCGGTAAACCATCACCTGACGTCGCAGGTGAAGGCGGAGGGCACGGGCGAGAGCGAGACGTTCCGTGTCTCGACCCTTGCGTATCAGATCGCCCACCTCATCACGATGGCTGACATGGGCAATGGTCTGCTCAATGATCGGGCCGTCATCGAGTTCTTCGGTGACGTAATGGGCTGTGGCACCGATGAGCTTCACCCCGCGTTCCCAGGCCCGGTGATAAGGCTGCGCCCCCTTGAAGGCCGGCAGAAAAGAGTGATGGATGTTGATCACATCTGGGAAACGCTCCAGAAAGTTGCCACTCAACACCTGCATGTATTTGGCCAGCACAGCCAGCTCCACACGGTGCTCAGCCAACAGCTTGAGGATGGTGGCTTCGGATTGCGCCTTGGTCTCACGGGTGACCGGCACGTACTCAAAAGGAACCCCGAAGTCGTTACAGCAGCTTTCCAGATCGGGATGATTGGCGATGACCAGCGGAACTTGCATCGGCAGCTCGCCGCTGCGCGCTCTCCACAGCAGATCCAGCAAGCAATGGTTCTGTTTGCTTACCAGGATGGCCACCCGCGGAAGATCGTCGGAGAAGTGAAGCTGCGCCTCTCCACCCAGGCGTTCAGCCAGGGAATGCACGGCGGGCCCGACGGCCTCCCGCGGCAGACCGAACCCCTCCAAACCCCATTCGATCCGGCTAAGAAACAAACCAGCGCCAGCATCCGTGTGATGGTCGGCGTGATGAATGTTGCCCCCGTTTGCAGCCACCCATCCAGCGAGCTCACTAACGAGAGCCGGACGATCAGGGCAGATCAGCTGCAGGATGACCGAGACGGAGGACAAGGTCGGACAGAAATCACAGCCTTAATTGTGCGCCTGGACGAACCCCCGCCGGCTCTGCAGACCAAGGCCGATCCAGGCTCGGATCTCGACGATTGGACGTCGCGGTTAAAGTCGCGACGCTTCCTGTGATTTCCAATGCTGAGCGCCCTGCGCCGCCTGGCCGCCTTCTGCCTCTGTCTGGCTCTGTGTTTCGGCCTGGCTGCTTGCGACGGCAGCGCCAAGGCCAAAACAGCCACTATCAGCCCTGATGACATGGGTGTGATCCGCCGTCAGGCCGAGGGATTCACCGAAGCGAAGGAACGTCTTCCCGAGCTGGCGAAACTGGTGAACCAGCGGGATTGGACCTTCACCCGCAATCTGATCCACGGCCCGATGCAGGAAGTGGGTCGTGAAATGCTCTACATCAATCAGCGCCTGCTGCCCCAGGATCGAGCAGCTGCCAACGAGCTGGCCACAGCGCTGAAAGAAGCCCTGGCTGATCTCGATGAAGCAGCACGTCTTCAAGACGGTGCAAGGTTGCAGAAGGCCTACGTAGCTGTGGCCACCGGCTTCTCAAACTATGAAGTGGTGATCCCCGCGCAGGCCCTGAGCTGACTGCGACCATTGCCGTGATCGGTGCCGGTGTCGTCGGCACCGGCACCGCCTGGCACCTTGCTGAGCAAGGGCATCAGGTTCTGATTGCAGATCCCTCCCTGGCCGACCCGGTCCCCGAGTCGAGCACTGGTCGTGATCTGAATGGGACGACAGCCTCCTTGGGTGTGCTGATGGGCCATGCTTTCCGCCGATCCAGTGGACGCGCCTGGAGACTCCGGCAGCGCAGCATGGCCCTATGGCCGGGCTGGATCAAACGCCTCAATCACCCCGACACACCGCTGCAACTGCAGACACCGCTGATCCAGCTGGTGGGCAGTGCCGACGAAGCCGCCCGCTTGCGTCAACTGGCGGCATCACGCCCTGAGTCTGGGCTTCAGTTTGTCGAGAACGACCAACTCCCCCGAGCCAAGCCCGATTGGCCGCAGCCGGGGTATGGGTCGATGCGATCCGAGCACGATGGGCGCGTGGATCCCTTGCAGCTACTGAAAGCTCTCAGGCGAGCACTCAGCAGGGCTGGCGTCGACCAGCTGCCCATCCGCATCAAGCACCTTGAGCGCCTCAGCGGCGAAAGGCAAGGCTGGCAACTGCACAGCCAGAATGGCCAGGCCCACAAGGTGGAGTCCGTGGTGATCTGCACGGCACTGGGCAGCCAAGGGTTGCTGCAGCCCCTGGGTCACGACCGTCCGATGGATGCCGTGCTCGGTCAGGTGCTCGACCTGGCCATCGACCGCATCCCAGACGACTGGGCCTCGTGGCCTGCGGTGCTCACCTGCGCTGGCATCAACCTGATTCGGCACAGCGGCAATCGCCTGTGGCTGGGAGCAACGCTGGAACCTGGGGAAACCGTTGATCCATCAGCGATTGAGCGGATGCGCAGCCTCGAGGGCCTGGCACCGGAATGGCTTCAGGATGCCGAACTGATTGGCCAGTGGCACGGCTTACGCGCACGACCCCGGGAACGGCCGGCACCACTACTGGAAACATTGGAACCTGGCCTTTTACTGGCTTCGGGGCACTACCGCAACGGTGTTTTGCTCACACCTGCAACAGCAGAATGGGTCGAAGAACAGATCGATAATGCAACGATAACCAGCCCTTAAATCTCAAGCGAAAGCCGCTGAAATAACGTTCGAAGTGAGCACAAATTGTGCTCCAAGGACTTCATACACGAGATCATGCCTCGCTCCTTCAACGCCCGGGCACTATCAGCCGCCGCTTGTCTGACGGCTGGCCTGACCCTGGCGGCCTGCTCATCCGGCAGTGGTGGTGACGATCAGGTGAAAGGCAACCTGTCAGCAGCAGGCGCGTCCTTCCCTGCAGCCATTTACCAACGCTGGTTCCAGGATCTGTCATCCCAGGGAGTCAACGTGAACTACCAATCGGTGGGTTCCGGCGCAGGTGTGCGTCAGTTCACTGCAGGAACCGTGGATTTCGGCGCTTCCGACAAGCCGATGAAGGCTGAGGCCATCGCCAAGGTGAGCCGCGGTGTGGTGCAGATTCCGATGACCGCTGGTGCCATCGCTGTCGCCTACAACAACCCCTCCTGCAAGTTGGAGCTCACCCAGGATCAACTGGCTGGCATCTTCCTGGGCAAGATCACCAATTACAGCGAACTCGGCTGCGACGACAAAAAGATCAACGTCGTGCACCGTTCCGACGGCTCCGGCACCACGTTCAACTTCACCAATCACCTCTCGGCGATCAGCCCCGAGTGGAAAGCAAACGTTGGTGCTGACAAGTCGGTGAAATGGCCCACCGGCGTCGGTGCCAAAGGCAATGAAGGTGTCTCCGCTCAGCTCAATCAGATTGAAGGCGGACTCGGCTACGTGGAGCTGGCCTACGTGAAGGGCGACCTTCAGGCAGCAGCTGTGCAGAACGCCTCCGGTGCCAAGGTGATGCCCACCAATGCAACCGCCAGCGAAGCACTGGGTTCGATCGATCTCGGTCCCGACCTGATCGGCAGCAACCCCAACCCCGAAGGTGGCTACCCGATTGTCACCTTCACCTGGGTGCTTGCTTACGAAACCGGCAACGGCGACAACACCCCTGTGCTGAAGAAAACCTTCGACTACATGCTCTCCGACGAGGCGCAGTCGAAAGCTCCCGAACTGGGCTATGTCTCCCTTCCGCCTGAAGTGGTGACCAAGGCCAAGGCTGCTGCTGACTCGATCAACTGAGGCCATCAGCGTTCACATCGCTCAGCAAGCAAAGGGGGCATTTGCCCCCTTTTTTTGTTGGCGATCACTGAATGTCATTGCAACGGCCAACAACAAAAATCCCCACCTGACGAACAGGCGGGGAGGCGAATCATCAACGGCAATCCCTCCAAAGGGATGTCAACGGTGGATCACTTGGATTCAGTGAATTCAGCGTCGATCACATCATCGCCGGCATCACCGGCAGAACCACCTGCAGCCCCAGCTGCGGCATCGGCACCAGGAGCCGCAGCACCCTCAGCGCCGGCCTGCTGGTAAACAGAAGCACCAACGGTGTAAAGCTCCTGCTGCAGTTCTTCCAGCAGTGTCTTCATGGCGTCGTAATCCTCCTTCTCGACTGCTTCCTTGAGCTTGGTGCGCTTCTCCTCCACCTTGGCCTTGGCGTCGGCTTCCACCTTGTCGCCCAGCTCCTCCATCTGCTTTTCAGCCTGATAGACGAGGGTCTCAGCCTGGTTCTTGAGGTCGATTTTCTCGCGCTTCTCCTTGTCAGCGCTGGCGTTGGCCTCGGCGTCCTTGACCATGGACTCCACTTCGGAATCGCTGAGCGTGGACGCGCCGGTGATCGAGATGGACTGTTCCTTACCGCTGCCCTTGTCCTTGGCGGTGACGCTGAGGATGCCGTTGGCGTCGATGTCGAAGGTCACCTCGATCTGAGGCACACCCCGGGGGGCCGCAGGAATGCCATCCAGACGGAAGGTTCCAAGGCTCTTGTTGTCGGACGCCATCTCGCGCTCACCCTGGAGCACGTGGATCTCCACGTTGGTCTGGCCATCGACAGCCGTGGAATAGGTCTCGGATTTCTTAGTGGGAACCGTGGTGTTGCGGGTGATCATCTTGGTCATCACGCCGCCGAGGGTTTCCACACCCAGGGAGAGAGGCGTGACGTCGAGCAGAAGAATGTCCTTCACCTCACCAGCCAGCACACCGCCCTGGATCGCGGCACCCACGGCCACCACCTCGTCGGGGTTCACGGTCTGGTTGGGATCCTTACCAGTGGTGCGCTTCACCAGCTCGAGCACGGCCGGGATGCGGGTGGAACCACCCACCATCACGATCTCGTCGAGCTCACTGGAGGACAGCTTGGCGTCCTTGAGCGCCTGCTCCACCGGGATCCGGCAGCGGTCGATCAGGTTGGAGGCCAGCTCCTCGAACTTGGCCCGGGTGAGGGTGAGATCCAGGTGCTTAGGACCCTCGGGCGTGGCCGTGATGAACGGCAGGTTGATCTCGCTCTGGGTGGCATTGGAGAGCTCGATCTTGGCTTTTTCCGCCGCTTCAGTTAGTCGCTGCAGGGCTTGCTTGTCCTGACGCAGGTCGATGCCTTCGTTGGACTTGAAGCTGTCAGCCAGGTGATCCACGATCACCTTGTCGAAATCGTCGCCACCAAGGTGGGTGTCGCCGGAGGTGGACAGCACCTCAAACACGCCGTCACCAACTTCCAGTACAGACACGTCAAAGGTGCCGCCGCCCAGGTCAAAGACGAGGATGCGCTCGTTGCTCTTCTTGTCGAGGCCGTAGGCCAGAGCCGCAGCGGTGGGCTCGTTGATGATGCGCAGCACTTCGAGGCCGGCAATCTTGCCGGCATCCTTGGTGGCCTGACGCTGGGAGTCGTTGAAGTAGGCGGGAACAGTGATCACTGCCTGAGTGACAGATTCACCCAGATACTTACCGGCGTCTTCCGCCAGCTTGCGCAGCACCTGAGCGGACACCTCCTCGGGAGCGAACTGTTTCTCAAGAACAGGACACTTGACCTTCACGTTGGAGCCAGCTTTCTCGACCGTGTAGCTCACCTCTTTCGACTCTTCATTCACCTCGTCGACACGACGGCCGATGAAGCGTTTGACGGAATAGAAAGTGTTGTCAGGGTTCATCACCGCCTGACGTTTGGCGATCTGGCCCACCAGCTGATCCTGGTTCTTCGTGTAAGCCACCACCGAGGGGGTGGTGCGGAAGCCCTCGGCATTGGCGATCACGGTGGGCTTGCCGCCCTCCATCACCGACACACAGCTGTTGGTGGTTCCGAGATCGATGCCGACAACCTTGCCCATCGGTGCCTCCTGACTCCGCGAATTGACTGATTAGATCCTCTGCATAATCGGCAGTGGGCAGGCCTTCAGGCGAGGTGTGGTTCCCGAACAGTCCGGCGACACAGCAGGCTGGAACGCAGGATCACAGGCAACGCAATGATCAGCGGAACCACAGGACTGGTCGGTCTGCTGGGACAGCCGGTGAGCCACTCCCTCTCACCGGTGATGCACAACGCGGCCCTGGAGGCCATGGCGATGGATTGGCGGTACCTCGCCCTGCCATGCGATGGCGATGCCCTGGAACGCGTGCTCGACGGACTGCGAGCCGTGGGCTGCCACGGACTGAATGTGACCATCCCGCACAAACAGGCGGTGGCATCCCACTGCCAGGAGCTCAGCCCGTTGGCGAAGCGCCTGGGTGCAGTCAACACACTCACCCCCCTGAGCGACGGTGGCTGGCATGGCCACAACACAGATGCCGAGGGATTCCTGGCCCCGCTGCTCGATCAAGCCGAAGCCTGGAGTGGCTGCGACGCGATTGTGATGGGCTGTGGTGGCAGCGCTCGTGCCGTTGTCGCCGGTCTTCAGCAACTGCCGCTGGCAACCATTCATGTGGCCGGCCGTCGGCCAGAGGCCCTTGAACAGTTCCTGGAGGATCTGAAAGAAGAAAGCAGCGGCAGCGTGTCCCTCCATGGCATCGCTCTCGAAGCTCAACCGCTAACGGCACAGCTGAGCGGAACGAAACTTGTGGTGAACACCACACCGGTGGGCATGCAGGGTCATGGCGACAGCAAGGCCATGCCGTTGGGTCCTGACCTCTGGGAGACGTTGGACCCGACCACGACTCTCTACGACCTGATCTACACACCTCGACCGACCCCCTGGCTGCGGATGGGACAGCAGCGTGGATGCCAGACCATCGATGGCCTGGAAATGCTGGTGCAGCAGGGTGCGGCATCCCTGCGCCGATGGTCCGGACGCCATGACGTGCCGGTGACCGTGATGCGCGAAGCAGCATTGCAACGCCTTGGAGCGAATCCAGCCGACTGACAGCGCCGACTGGATCCACAAGCCCTACGCTCGAGCCAAGCGCGACCCTGCAATGGCCATACCCGTCTGGCAACGGTTTCTGGGGCTGCTGGTGTATCTGCTGCCTTGGAGTGATGCGATCCCATTCGGCAGCCATCTGATGCAGCAATTCCCATGGTTGCAATGGCTGACCCTGCCGGCCCTGCCCCTGGTTCTGTTGGAACGGGGAATCCCGTTCGGCAACCTGCTGGTGTTCTTTCTGTTGTTCCTGGCGGTGGTGCGCAATCCGAACGTGCCCTACTTCCTGCGCTTCAACACGCTCCAAGCTCTGCTGGTGGACATCATCGTGGTGATCCTGGGCTACGCATTCGCGATTTTGATCCAGCCACTGGGTGGTGGACTGATGCTTCGAACCCTGTCCAGCACAGTAGTAGTGGGTGTTTTGGCGGTGCTGATCTTCGCCTGGATCGAATGCATCCGTGGCCGGGAGCCCGATCTACCCGGCTTGAGTCAGGCCGTACGGATGCAGCTCTACTGAGGCTGTCAACCCCAAGGAGATAGGCTGTTGAATCCGTCGCTCACCTGGGTGAGCCTTCAGTCCCTGTCGGATCTGTCTTCATGACCCAACAGCCTTATTACGAGACCATGTACATCCTCCGTCCGGACATCCCGGAGGAAGAGGTCGAGTCTCATCTCACCAAGTACCGCGACATCCTTGTGGAGGCCGGTGCAGACGTGCTGGACAACCAGATGCGCGGCAAGCGTCGTTTGGCTTACCCCATCGCCAAGCACAAGGAAGGCATCTACGTGCAGCTAAGCCACAACGGTGACGGCCAGCAGGTCGCCGTTCTGGAAAAGGCCATGCGTCTCAGTGAAGACGTGATCCGTTATCTCACCGTCAAGCAAGACGGCCCTCTGCCGGCTCCCCGCGTTGTTCCCGGCAGTGAAGCTGCTGCTCAGCCTGAAACGGCTGAAGCGTCTGCCTGATCCAGGCATTGTTGAACCGCTGACCGGGCGATACCGTCCGGTCATGCAGTCTCAGACTTCAGGCCATCAGGCACCGGAGCCCCGCTGGAACGCTCCGGATGCTGCTTCATCTCCTGATCGTGAAGCCGATCCAGAGGTTGATGCGCTGCGCGCGCGCATCGATGAACTCGAAACCATCGTGAATGACTACGAGGTTTTGCTTGAAGCCTTACCGGACCTGTTCGAACGCAAATTTCAACAGCGCCTCGAACCGCTGCTGGAGCGATACCGATTGCTGGCCCGGGCGCAGCAACTGCTGGGCGAAGCCGACCTTCCCCTGATCGAGCAACCTGAACGCCAGGCAAGCGACAACCGTCTGCCCATGCTTGAACGCTGGAGACAGACACGCAGCCGTGGTCAGGGACGTTCCACAAGAAACGCCGCCTGAACTGGCCAAGAACGGCGACCCGGGCGCGTGAGCCTTCAGCGACGCCGGGCTGCCGACCAAAGGCGAATGGGCAGTCCCCAGACATAGATGAAGCCTTCGGCAGCACGATGATCAAACTGATCGTCACTGCCGTAGGAAGCCATCTCAGGCACATAGAGGCTGCTGTCGCTTGAGGCGCGGCCGGTGACGATCGCGTTGCCCTTGTGCAATCGCAACCGCACCACTCCGTTGACGTGGGCCTGGGTGCGGTCCATGAAACCGTCCAGCGCTTCTTTCAGAGGACCAAACCAGAGGCCCTGATACACGAGATCAGCCCACTGCATCTCCAGTTGGCGCTTGGTGCGCAGCACATCTGCCGCCAGCGTGAGGCTCTCCAGCTCCTGATGAGCCTGAATCAGCATCAACAGGCCAGGTGTTTCGTAAATCTCCCGGCTCTTGATGCCGACCACGCGGTTCTCGATCATGTCGAGACGGCCGATTCCATGCATACCGGCCAAGCGGTTGGCCTCTCGGATCAGCTCGACCGGTGCCAAGCGCACACCGTCAATGCTGACGGGGTTACCACCCTCAAAACCAATCTCGATCTCCTGGGCCTGCGAAGGCGCCGCATCCACGGAAACGCTCATGGCGAAAACCTCCTCAGGAGGCGCCACCATCGGGTCTTCCAGCGGTCCGGCCTCAACACTGCGGCCCAGCAGGTTCAAGTCGATCGAATAGGGCGACTTCTTGCTCACCGGGGCGGGGATGCCACAGCGTTCGCCATAGGCAATCGTCTCCTCACGGCTCATGCCCCATTCACGGGCCGGCGTGAGCACCTTCAGATCCGGGGCGAGCGATGCGATCGCCACGTCAAAACGCACCTGATCGTTGCCCTTGCCGGTGCAGCCATGGGCGACGGCATCAGCGCCCACTTCACGGGCCACCTCCACCAGCCGGCGTGCAATCAGAGGACGTGCCAGCGCCGTCGACAGGGGATAGCGGCCCTCATACAACGCATTGGCACGAATCGCAGGAAACGCGAACTCTTCAATGAAAGGCTGGATCAGATCGCCCACCATCGACTGGCTGGCACCGGCTTCCAGGGCCTTGAGGCGAATCGGCTCGAGCTCATCGCCCTGGCCGAGGTCCGCCGCGAAGGTGATCACCTCCTCAACACCCCATTCCTGCTTGAGGTAGGGAATGCAGACACTGGTGTCCACACCTCCGGAATACGCGAGCACAACCTTCTTGGCGCGTCCCATCAAGCGGACTCCTGATCTGTATCGGAACTACTCCGATTCTCCACTCCCGCGGGACGCGAGCAGCAACCAACAGCCCATCAGCGCAGCAGGCGTGAACAACAGCAGCAAAACAGGCCCTGTCGTGACCTCGAGGGGCAGGGGATGCCGATCACCCCACAGGCGCACCAATGCACTGATCACAAGGGCGAAACCCCACACGGAAGCGAGAAGTGCCGCTTTGTTCACAGGGGATGAAAACTCTGTCTCGTATATTGGTGGATTGGCTCCAGAGATCTTGTCCTCAGCCCTTACGGACTTGAGCGCCCTCGACGGCGTCAATCCAGCCCTGACCCGTTACGGACGCAAGGATCCGGCTCCGGTTCTGCCCCTGCGCGAGGAGCCTGATCTGCTGAGCTGGCTCGAAACCAGCGGCCGTCTTGTGGAAGATGAAGAATCGAACTCACCCGAAGTGAGCACGGTTGAAGAGGAAGAGCTCTCCGCGCTGATGGGCGAGAAAGAGGACTACAAGGCTGACGAAGAGAACGAGGAAAACTGGGAAGACTGATCTAAGGTCCCTGCGATTTGCCGCTGGGACTTGAGCGATTCTGCGGAGCGATTCATCCGTCCTGATGGCCGCCTCTCCGCTGCTGCACTGATTGCAGCAGTTGGAACGGCGGCTTTTGTTTGTGACGCCAGGGTTCCCAACAGCCTGTTGAGCCTGCCCTTGCTGGTGGCGATGCTGATCTCCTCGATCATCACCTGGTGGGGCGTCCCCCGGTTACGGACGCTGAAGATGGGCCAGGTGATCCGGACGGAAGGTCCTCAAGGCCACCAAAGCAAATCGGGCACACCCACCATGGGCGGACTGCTGGTGGTCCCCGTTGGTGTGATCACGGGGTGTCTGATCAGCAGCGAGGGCCGCAGCGCTGAACAGTTACTGGCCATTGGCCTGGTCACACTGGCCTACATGGTGATTGGCGGTGTGGATGACTGGAGCAGCCTCACCAAGAACACCAACACAGGCCTGACTCCCAAAGGAAAACTGCTGCTTCAGGCAGCAGCGGCAATGCTGTTCCTTGGTTGGTCAGCACAGCAGGGATGGATCCAGGGCACGGTGGACCTTCACAACGGCATCGCGATCCCTTTTGGCTGGCTGATCTGGCCACTGGGTCTTTTCGTGTTTCTGGCAGAAAGCAACGCCACGAACCTCACCGACGGGCTGGATGGTCTGGCCAGCGGCTGTGGCGCCCTGGTTTTCACCGGTCTGGGGGTGCAACTGATGCTGCGCGGCAATCAAGGTGATCCCGCCATTGCCGGGTTCTGCCTGGCCATGGCGGGATGCTGGCTGGGCTTTCTCATCCACAACCGCAACCCCGCCAGGGTGTTCATGGGCGACACCGGCTCTCTGGCGATGGGGGCATCGCTCACGGCGGTAGCCCTGTTGACGAACAGCCTCTGGGCACTGCTCGTGATGGGAGGCGTATTCCTGGCGGAATCCCTCTCAGTGATCATCCAGGTGTGGGTGTTCAAAGCCACCAAAGGCGCCGATGGAGTGGGACGACGCGTGTTCCGAATGGCTCCTCTCCATCACCACTTCGAACTGGGTGGAACATCCGAGCAGGTCGTGGTGCCGATGTTCTGGCTCATCACAGCCGGACTGGTCATGCTGGGCTTGGCGCTACGCCCCATCTGATCCGAACTCCCATGAGCTACTTCACCTGGAAGGAAGCCGGTCTGACCGCCGACTGCACCAGCCTGGAGGCGATGGCCGCTCGCTTTGAAGAAGCAGCCAGCTTGATGCGTCGGATGGCCGATCGGGGTTTCGTGCTGCAGCAGAACAACGGAGATCAGCGCATTACCCATGACGACGCCGAGGAGTTCCAGTCATGGGGATTTGTGAATGAAGAACCTGCGGAACGCCAGCTGACCCTGATCCAAAACCTGGATCCCTGAGGGGCGCAGCGATGAATCGCACGCTGCGCAACTGCTTCAACCTGCTGAAAGGCAACTACGTCAGCGGCTGGTCCTTGCTGTTGCTGCCAGCATTGCTGAGCTTGGCCATCGTTCCGTCCAGCACCTCGACGACCACGGCACTGCTGCTGCGCTTCCTCGGGCTTGGTGTCGCGCTGATTCCCCTGGCCAGAGTGATTTCACAGCTGGTGGATCACCTCAGTGATCACCTCGGTGATCGCTACAGCGGTGTCGTGAGCGTGGGACTGGGCAATCTTGTGGAGCTGGTGGTGAGCATCACCGCCCTCACCAGTGGCCTCTATGAGTTGGTGGTGATCTCCGTCGCGGGCGCCGTGATCACCAACTGTCTGCTGATGCTGGGCATCAGCACCGTGCTAGCAGGACAACGGGAACAGCATGTGACCATCCAGGCCAGCAGCACAGATCTTCAAGCCCGCCAGCTGATGCTCAGTCTGCTGTTGCTGGCGATCCCCACGATCATCGGCCTTGGAACAGGGACTACACCCCTGGAGGGCAACAACCAGCAGGACAGCTTCGCGCTCTATTCGCTGGCTGTGGCCGTGATGATCCTTCTCTACTACGTGCTGTCCTTCGTGCTGCAGCTGGGAACCCACCGTTCCTTCTTCAGCGGCAATTCAGTGAAGCAAGCCGATCCGAACACGAACGGACCATCCACTGAAACGAAAAACACGCACAGCATCACAACCATTCTGATCGCCATGGCCGTGGTGAGCCTTGCAGTGATGGCGATTTCAGAGCCCCTCGTGCAGACCCTGGAAACACTGGTGTCACACACCCACCTCAGCGAACTGTTCATTGGTCTGATCCTGCTGCCACTGTTCGGATCCACCGC
This region of Synechococcus sp. NOUM97013 genomic DNA includes:
- the mraY gene encoding phospho-N-acetylmuramoyl-pentapeptide-transferase, giving the protein MSDSAERFIRPDGRLSAAALIAAVGTAAFVCDARVPNSLLSLPLLVAMLISSIITWWGVPRLRTLKMGQVIRTEGPQGHQSKSGTPTMGGLLVVPVGVITGCLISSEGRSAEQLLAIGLVTLAYMVIGGVDDWSSLTKNTNTGLTPKGKLLLQAAAAMLFLGWSAQQGWIQGTVDLHNGIAIPFGWLIWPLGLFVFLAESNATNLTDGLDGLASGCGALVFTGLGVQLMLRGNQGDPAIAGFCLAMAGCWLGFLIHNRNPARVFMGDTGSLAMGASLTAVALLTNSLWALLVMGGVFLAESLSVIIQVWVFKATKGADGVGRRVFRMAPLHHHFELGGTSEQVVVPMFWLITAGLVMLGLALRPI
- a CDS encoding calcium:proton antiporter, translating into MNRTLRNCFNLLKGNYVSGWSLLLLPALLSLAIVPSSTSTTTALLLRFLGLGVALIPLARVISQLVDHLSDHLGDRYSGVVSVGLGNLVELVVSITALTSGLYELVVISVAGAVITNCLLMLGISTVLAGQREQHVTIQASSTDLQARQLMLSLLLLAIPTIIGLGTGTTPLEGNNQQDSFALYSLAVAVMILLYYVLSFVLQLGTHRSFFSGNSVKQADPNTNGPSTETKNTHSITTILIAMAVVSLAVMAISEPLVQTLETLVSHTHLSELFIGLILLPLFGSTAEGVIAIGAASRGRMDLAITSTLESSGQLMLFVLPVLVLIGWPLGRFLHLSVPLSALGCTGIAVLAVHWITENNQLDWYEGVQLITLYGVILLGCLLL